The DNA region CGGCCCAGATAGAGGGGACGGGCCGCGGCGATGTGCATGGTCAGGTCTTTGAGCCGTTCCTGAAACTCCTCTTTTCCCGCCATTTCCGCCGTCGGGCAGGCGACCTCCAACAGAACTCCGATCTTGCCCCCCATATGGATATAGGAGGCAACCCGGACCCCTTCGCCGGAATAACGGGTAAAACGACGAACGGCCATGTTCTCCCCGATCGTGGCAATCCGCTCTTTCAAGTTCTCATCCACGCTGCGGCCGTCTTCCATCTTTTCCGCGAGAAGGGCCGCAAGGTCGGCCGGGGCCGAATCAAGAATCACCTGCGCCACCTGGTTGCAAAAACTTTGGAACTCCTGATTCTTCGCTACAAAATCGGTCTCGGAGTTGACTTCCAGAAGACAGCCGGCGGAGCCGTCGTCCGTTAACGCAGCAACCACCAGACCTTCCGAGGCGACGCGTCCGGCTTTTTTGGCCGCTGCGGAAAGTCCTTTCTTCCGCAGAAAATCGATAGCCGCCTCCAGATCTCCATTCGTTTCCGCCAGGGCCTTTTTGCAATCCATGATACCGGCCCCGGTCCGGGTTCGCAATTCTTTCACCTGTCCAGCTGAAATGCCGCTCATACTTCTCTCTCCTTATTATGATGGTGTCGTAAAAAGTCACGAAGCCCTTCGACCCTTCGACCAGCTCAGGACAGGCCCTTCGGCATACTCAGGAGAGCCGTGCTCAGGGCGAACGGTGTAAGTGATTGATATTCCGTTCGTGGTGAGCTTGTCGAACCATGAACGGAATCCGGAAAACGACTTTTTACGACATTATGCATCGTAAAAGCCTCAACAAGAGTCTCCTGTTGAGGATCGTATCGGATTATTCCGGGGCCGGTTCACTCGCCGCTGGAGCCGGTTCGCTTGCCGCGGGGGCCGCCGCCGTTTCCGGACTTGCGGGGGAGACCTCGCCGGCTGCCGCCATCATCTCGGCTTCCACCTCGGGCATCCGCTGCTCCTTCGCCTCGCAGACGGCATTGGCAATCTTGGCCGCGACCAGCCGGATGGAACGAATCGCATCGTCATTTCCGGGGATGATATAATCGATTTCATCGGGATCACAATTGCTGTCCACAATGGCGATGATCGGAATCCCCATGATCCGGGCCTCATGGACCGCAATTCGCTCCCGCTTGGGATCGACGATAAAGAGGGCGCCGGGCAGCCCCTGCATATCCTTGATTCCGCCGAGGTACTTCTCTAACTTAATCCGTTCTTTCTCGAACTTCAGCACCTCTTTCTTGTGGAAGCTTTCATAGGTGCCGTCCTCCTTCATTTTTTCATAACGTTTCAATTTGGCGATACTGTTTTTGATCGTATTGTAGTTGGTCAGGGTCCCGCCGAGCCAGCGCTGATTCATGTAGAACATACCGCACCGTTTGGCCTCATCGGCAATCGACTCCTGCCCCTGCTTCTTGGTCCCCACAAAAAGGATTGACTTGCCGTCGGCGACGATCTTCTTGACGATATTGTGGATCTGCTTGATATTCCGAAGGGTTTTCTGGAGATCCAGGATGTAGATCCCGTTCCGCTCACCAAAGATAAATTTCCGCATCTTCGGGTTCCAGCGATTGGTCTGATGGCCGAAATGAACTCCGGCTTCCAGCAATTCTTTCATGGTAACGATCGGCATACGTGGTTCCTCCTATGGATTAGGTTTGACCTCCATACCCTTCCACTCCCTCCGGGAACACCGCTTCGGTGCACCACCCGTCAGGATCGGGGTATGTGTGGGATTCCCGCCGGTTCGCCGGCCTCTCTATCGAGAGCCCCCGACTACCGTCGGTTGTGCTTTTGCACGGCAATACTTGCACAAACTTCAAACATGGAATGCTAACAAAATGATTCTTCGATTGCAAGAAAATTTGAGTGATCTTTTTGTATTGACAACCCTTCGTTGTTTTGATAATTTTAATAACATATTGTTTTTATTGATATATTCCTGCTTTTGTCCATACGGACAACTTTTGCAAACAAAATCCAAGGGGCCCTTCTCAAAGGAAACAGGCATGCACAAAATTCCGGGAAAGCTTCTCAGCACCCTCTTTCTTGCCCTCCTTCTGACCTTTCCGACCGTCCTCCATTCCATACCGGCATTCGGACAGAACCCCGAAAGCCCGGACCAGTGGATGCAGGAAGGAAAGAAACTCCATGATCAGGGTCACGACCGGAAGGCCGTCTCCTGTTTTAAAAAAGCCGTTCAGGCGCGAAAAGGTTTTGCCGACGCCTACTTCGCCATGGGCGTCAGCTATTACAAGATGGGCCGGACGAAAAAAGCCGCCGAAGCCTTCCGGAAAGTCCTCCGGATCGACCCCTCGTCCTCCGAGACCCACAACAATCTGGCCGTCCTCTACTCTCAAATGGGAAAAACGGACGATGCCGTACGGGAGTTGAAGGAAACAATCCGCCTGAATCCCGATTATCAGCAGGGTCACCTGAACCTCGGCGATCTCTATCTTTCACAATCAATCGAAGAATATCTCAAGGCGATCCGGAGCAAAGGACCGGACCATCCGAAGGTTCGGAAAAAACTGAGGGCACTGCTGACCGCCGATCCGAAGAATGCCGATTTTCAATTTGATCTCGGTCGGCTGAACAGCCTGGAAGGAAACCTCAACGGGGCGATCCATTCCTACCGGACTTCATTAAAACTGAAGGATCAAGCAAAAGTTCGTTTTGCTTTGGGACAGGCCTTCAAGAAAAAGAAGGCCTACACGGAGGCACTCAAAGAATTTGAAACCATCCTCAATACCTATTCCGATCCCGGGAAAGTCCGGAAAGAAATCGTCGAGATTACTCGAATCCGCCTGGCCTCTCTCACCCCGGCAACCTCCGTCAAAGCTTCTCCCGCCGCAGGCCCGGTGCAACAATATCAACTTCCGGCCCCCCTGCTGGCCCTGGAACGGGAAGGCAGCTCCGCCCTCCTCGTCGATAAGTCGACACAGACCCTCCTGCTCTACCGGAACTTGAAGGGGAAGATCCGCTACGTTCAATCCTTTGCCTGTTCCACGGGAGAGAAGAACGGGACGAAACGGAAGATGGGCGACAAACGCACCCCGGAAGGCATCTACCTCTTTACACGGAAGATCACGGACGGGGAACTCCCCCCGGAATACGGCGAGATGGCCTTTCCCATTGACTATCCGAATCCCTTTGACCGAACGCAGGGAAAGGACGGCAACGGGATCTGGCTTCACGGCACGAATGAGCCGATCCGTTCCTATCTGCCACAGAGAACCCTGGGGTGTGTCGTCGTGAACAACAAAGATATCGAAACGCTCGCTTCATTCATCCGGCTCCACGAAACCCCGATCATCATCTACGACAAGATCGCCTATACCGATCGTTCGGCACAGGACCGTGTACGTCGGGAGGTTTTCGATTTTCTCACAGCCTGGAAAACCAGTTGGGAACAAAAGGATATCGACCGGTTCATCTCCTTCTATGCGCCCGCATTTTCCAGCGGCAAATGGGACCGGACCGGCTGGAAGAAATACAAGGGGTATCTCTTCCGGCAGAACCGGCACATCACCGTAAACCTGACCCCCTACCGGGTCCTGCGTCACAAGAATTACCTGACCGTCACCTTCCGACAGGAGTACCGTGCCGACCATTACCGTGACACCGGGATAAAGCGGCTCTTCCTGGTCCGGGATCGAGGCCGATTGCGAATCCTCGCGGAGGAATGGCACAAAACATGAATCAGTTAAAAATACTGAAGAAAAATTTTATTTGACATTCATGGGCACAATCATATAGAATTGTACCTCTGTATAAACTGATATATTTCATTCAATACATTATAAGGAGGGAAAGATGCCTACCGCCGACAAAACTCTCGATTGCCAAGGGTTGAACTGCCCGCTTCCGGTCCTGAAGACCAAGAAGGCCATGGATGAACTGAGTTCGGGCCAGGTTTTGGAAATGCTTTCCACGGACCCCGGCTCCAAGAACGACATTACCGCCTGGGCCAAGCGGACCGGGAATGAACTGGTCGAATCCATCGAAGACGGAAGCGTTTTCAAGTTCTATCTCAAAAAATCTTAATCCGCACCGCAAGGAATCCTGATTCCCGATCGATCAAAACCCCACGAAGTGAAGCTTTCCGTGGGGTTTTTTTATGTGATGAGGCGGATCATGTCTCCCCCGTTTCCGGTGATCGGCAGACGCGCCCTCTTCCTGTACATGCTCTTCTTTTTATTGGCGACACAAGGATGTACGCTCCTGCGCCCTTTACCGGCCGGGGTTCTGGGAGAGTCGGCAACCCTCTCGAAGGTCCGGATTACCTTCCGCTTTCAACCTACAGATCGGCCGGCCCTGCCGCTCATCAAGAAAACCATCCAGGCAGCTCTCCCCCGCATCAGGAAATGGGGCCGAATCACTCATCCCGTTACGGTCATCATCTGTCCCGACCATGATGCCCTGGAACGGGCGGTCCACCGGCACGGCTACCGATGGCTCAAAGCCTGGGCCACGGAAAAGACGGTGTATATCCAGTCGCCCCGGTCCTGGCTTCTGTTCAGCAGAAAACGGTTTTCCGAATTAATGACGCATGAGCTGACCCACGTCGTCCACTACCAGACGGCGGGGATTGCAGCAAGCCGCACCACCCGTAACGACCCCCTATGGTTCCGGGAAGGACTCGCCTCCTGGACCGCCGGCCAGGGATACCGTCGCTATTCCCGCAGGAACCTGCTGCGCAAGCTACGCGCACACCCCGGCTTCCATCCACTCCGGCCCACGTCAAGAGAGATCAAGGGGCGGCAGAAGCTGGTCTATTCCGCCGCCCACCAGATGGTCACTTACCTGATCGAGGAATACGGAGAGGAGAAAATCCGGGAAGTGCTGCACCGAATTTCAGAGGGTTGTTCCTTTCACCAGGCCTTCCGGGCGACCTATGGCCTTACCGAAGAAACGATGATGAAGGGATGGAAGAGGTGGCTTGACAAATCGCCGTGCAACGACCGGCGCATCTAACGAATTTCGTCGTTCGCCGATCCGGGACCGTTTCCGTCACATCGGATATCGTGCGGATTTTTCGTGCTGTAAGGACGGACGGATGTCTCTACTTTCAAAAGATGGAGGCAAGCCGGTCAAAGGACTTGCGAAGCCGGAGGGAAACGGCGGCCAGCATTCCCTTCAGGAGTTTGCTGCCCAACTCCGGGTTTTCCCGGATGATCGTCTCCAGATCCTCCCGGTCGAGGGTCAAAAGATCGGCGGCTTCGATCACCACGGCGCTTACAGCACGTTGGACATTGTTGAGAATGCAGAGTTCCCCTACGATAGACCCTTTCCCATAGAGGCCGACCACCACCTGTTTTTCTTTAAACTCAGTCGCCTTACGGACTTCGATCCGGCCGGAGATGATAAAGGCCACATAATCCTCTTCATCACCTTCCTTCCAGAGAATCGAACCGGCAGGCGCCTGCCGGCAATGAAAAAAAGGGGACAGCACTTCGATATCTTGATCATTCAGAAAACTGAAAAACTGAAAATTCCGCTTCATTCTCCGGCAAATCGACTGTCTTGAATCCGTCATGACGACCGCTTTGTCTCCTTCGGTTTCTTTAATTCCTCAATTTTTGCTTCCATCTTCAACAAAAGAGCAGGAAAACCTTCCTGTTTGACAATATCCCGATAACTGCTCCGGAAGTTCCGGATCAGGCTAACCTCTTCCACCACGACATCATAGACCCGCCACTGCCCCCCCCGAAGGTGGAGCCGGTAGGTAATGGGAATCTTCACACTCGGGGTAATGATATGGGTCTCCACAATGGCCTTTTTCTTCCTGATCCGTTCCTTGTCATAGACGACACGTTCATTATGGTAAGTCTCAATCCGCCCGATATAGGTTGCCTCTAAAAGTTCCGTAAAGAGTTTCACGAATTGTTCCTGTTGCCCGGGCGTTGCTTTTCTCCAGTTCATGGCCAGGGTCCGCTGAGACATGGAGTGGAAGTCGAACCGCTTCCGGATGACCTTGCGCAGAGCCGCTCTCCGGACGTCCCGGTCAAGATCCTTCTGTTTGAGAATCCCGATCACGGCATCAACGGTCCCCTTCATCTGTGTCAGCGGGGAAGGATCGGCCGCCTCTGCAATCCGGCAACAAAAGAAAAGGACCAGGACGATCGACAGGGTTTTCTTCAACATTATCGACTCCTCCATGACAAGTCTGACGAAACCGATACCGATTCCCCGCTCCCTGTACCCGAATCCTATCACAAGAACAGGATTCGGGGAAACGATTCCCGGAAAAATCATTTCTTGATAAATCCATCCCTTCTCTGGCCGTAGGCGTTCCGAATAAAGAGATAGGGATCCAGGGATTCCCTCTTGATGCTCTCATAGGTGTCTTGGTCGAGGGAGAGGGCATTGACGGAATAATACGCCCGCACCCCGATCTTCGCACCATCGCCGATCCCC from Deltaproteobacteria bacterium includes:
- a CDS encoding tetratricopeptide repeat protein, yielding MHKIPGKLLSTLFLALLLTFPTVLHSIPAFGQNPESPDQWMQEGKKLHDQGHDRKAVSCFKKAVQARKGFADAYFAMGVSYYKMGRTKKAAEAFRKVLRIDPSSSETHNNLAVLYSQMGKTDDAVRELKETIRLNPDYQQGHLNLGDLYLSQSIEEYLKAIRSKGPDHPKVRKKLRALLTADPKNADFQFDLGRLNSLEGNLNGAIHSYRTSLKLKDQAKVRFALGQAFKKKKAYTEALKEFETILNTYSDPGKVRKEIVEITRIRLASLTPATSVKASPAAGPVQQYQLPAPLLALEREGSSALLVDKSTQTLLLYRNLKGKIRYVQSFACSTGEKNGTKRKMGDKRTPEGIYLFTRKITDGELPPEYGEMAFPIDYPNPFDRTQGKDGNGIWLHGTNEPIRSYLPQRTLGCVVVNNKDIETLASFIRLHETPIIIYDKIAYTDRSAQDRVRREVFDFLTAWKTSWEQKDIDRFISFYAPAFSSGKWDRTGWKKYKGYLFRQNRHITVNLTPYRVLRHKNYLTVTFRQEYRADHYRDTGIKRLFLVRDRGRLRILAEEWHKT
- a CDS encoding sulfurtransferase TusA family protein, encoding MPTADKTLDCQGLNCPLPVLKTKKAMDELSSGQVLEMLSTDPGSKNDITAWAKRTGNELVESIEDGSVFKFYLKKS
- the rpsB gene encoding 30S ribosomal protein S2, with translation MPIVTMKELLEAGVHFGHQTNRWNPKMRKFIFGERNGIYILDLQKTLRNIKQIHNIVKKIVADGKSILFVGTKKQGQESIADEAKRCGMFYMNQRWLGGTLTNYNTIKNSIAKLKRYEKMKEDGTYESFHKKEVLKFEKERIKLEKYLGGIKDMQGLPGALFIVDPKRERIAVHEARIMGIPIIAIVDSNCDPDEIDYIIPGNDDAIRSIRLVAAKIANAVCEAKEQRMPEVEAEMMAAAGEVSPASPETAAAPAASEPAPAASEPAPE
- a CDS encoding cyclic nucleotide-binding domain-containing protein; the encoded protein is MTDSRQSICRRMKRNFQFFSFLNDQDIEVLSPFFHCRQAPAGSILWKEGDEEDYVAFIISGRIEVRKATEFKEKQVVVGLYGKGSIVGELCILNNVQRAVSAVVIEAADLLTLDREDLETIIRENPELGSKLLKGMLAAVSLRLRKSFDRLASIF
- a CDS encoding ABC transporter substrate-binding protein produces the protein MLKKTLSIVLVLFFCCRIAEAADPSPLTQMKGTVDAVIGILKQKDLDRDVRRAALRKVIRKRFDFHSMSQRTLAMNWRKATPGQQEQFVKLFTELLEATYIGRIETYHNERVVYDKERIRKKKAIVETHIITPSVKIPITYRLHLRGGQWRVYDVVVEEVSLIRNFRSSYRDIVKQEGFPALLLKMEAKIEELKKPKETKRSS
- a CDS encoding elongation factor Ts, with translation MSGISAGQVKELRTRTGAGIMDCKKALAETNGDLEAAIDFLRKKGLSAAAKKAGRVASEGLVVAALTDDGSAGCLLEVNSETDFVAKNQEFQSFCNQVAQVILDSAPADLAALLAEKMEDGRSVDENLKERIATIGENMAVRRFTRYSGEGVRVASYIHMGGKIGVLLEVACPTAEMAGKEEFQERLKDLTMHIAAARPLYLGRKDVAADLLEREKTVYREQAVESGKPEKIIEKIVSGRIEKYFGEICLLEQAFVKDGDIKISKLMEESQKKIGEGFEIRRFVRYELGEGIEKKQENFAAEIQAQLQGE